One stretch of Bacillaceae bacterium S4-13-56 DNA includes these proteins:
- a CDS encoding ISLre2 family transposase, with protein MEKIISNLYQLIKSTGNLIELEESVRMYMYEVFASLLGDVFTQLNQVIKEQKQEVGWTVRRDDWKTVQFTFGSVTFRHTLMWDENGDSHHPFDQWLGLRKHQRHSPLVEVKVAEMASETDYRETARVLKEWTAVNISHTTVGSLVKRVGEAQAEADGAMVIELDEADSLPQGKKLDFLYAEADGVFVRGTQKKKSLEVRHAVVHEGWDKNGKRVSLRNPKVIMTTQPTAEFWKEVQSFTAHQYSLEDTQIVTNSDGGAGYTAEKFQEAFSQSKYPVLNQLDPYHVSQALNRALGAGKSEFKDGIKKALKEHNEDDFKLWIDTYESNLEEERSVEKLEAFRTYIEHNWERIFDWRTKVKNPPEGARSLGAMESNQRHISFRMKKRGMHWSTAGGEGMVKVIQGILNGTLRDVYLKHQERSKRKKRNVKQTVRLAQILRQPTRPSIGAKQGSISLYVAHSTAVGKLLKSFR; from the coding sequence ATGGAAAAGATTATATCAAATTTATATCAATTAATAAAGAGCACGGGAAACTTAATTGAACTAGAAGAAAGCGTTCGAATGTATATGTATGAAGTGTTTGCTTCTCTGTTGGGGGATGTATTCACGCAGCTAAATCAAGTGATAAAAGAACAGAAACAGGAAGTGGGTTGGACAGTAAGAAGAGATGATTGGAAAACGGTCCAGTTTACTTTTGGATCCGTTACATTCCGTCATACATTGATGTGGGATGAGAATGGGGATTCACACCATCCGTTTGATCAGTGGTTAGGATTACGAAAGCATCAACGCCACAGTCCTTTGGTTGAAGTAAAAGTGGCCGAAATGGCTAGCGAAACGGACTATCGTGAAACAGCTCGAGTTTTAAAAGAATGGACAGCTGTAAACATTAGTCATACTACTGTAGGAAGTCTGGTAAAGCGTGTGGGGGAAGCACAGGCGGAGGCAGATGGAGCGATGGTGATCGAATTAGACGAAGCTGATTCGTTACCACAGGGGAAAAAATTAGACTTTCTATATGCAGAGGCAGATGGTGTATTTGTACGGGGTACACAGAAGAAAAAAAGTCTAGAGGTTCGGCATGCCGTCGTGCATGAAGGTTGGGATAAAAACGGAAAACGTGTCTCTTTACGTAATCCCAAAGTCATTATGACTACTCAACCTACTGCGGAATTTTGGAAAGAGGTTCAATCTTTTACGGCGCACCAATATTCGTTGGAGGATACACAAATCGTTACGAATAGTGATGGAGGTGCTGGGTATACAGCTGAGAAGTTTCAAGAAGCGTTCTCGCAATCGAAGTATCCAGTCCTAAATCAATTAGACCCCTACCACGTTTCACAGGCATTAAACCGTGCGTTAGGAGCAGGAAAAAGCGAGTTTAAAGATGGCATCAAAAAAGCCTTAAAAGAACATAATGAAGACGATTTCAAGCTATGGATAGATACCTATGAAAGTAACCTTGAGGAAGAAAGAAGTGTGGAAAAACTAGAGGCTTTTCGGACATATATCGAACATAACTGGGAGCGTATTTTTGATTGGAGAACAAAGGTTAAGAATCCACCTGAAGGTGCCCGGAGTTTGGGAGCAATGGAATCCAATCAACGCCATATTTCTTTCCGAATGAAAAAAAGAGGAATGCATTGGAGTACTGCAGGTGGAGAAGGAATGGTGAAGGTTATCCAGGGTATTTTAAATGGTACGTTAAGGGATGTTTACCTTAAGCATCAAGAGCGTAGTAAAAGAAAAAAACGTAACGTGAAACAAACCGTACGGTTGGCGCAAATCCTTCGTCAGCCTACTCGTCCATCCATAGGTGCAAAACAAGGATCCATTAGCTTGTATGTTGCCCATTCAACGGCAGTTGGAAAGCTTTTGAAGAGTTTTCGATAA